Proteins from one Triticum aestivum cultivar Chinese Spring chromosome 7A, IWGSC CS RefSeq v2.1, whole genome shotgun sequence genomic window:
- the LOC123148418 gene encoding uncharacterized protein isoform X2: MLKFLSRVVVEYNPLDPRKAAAVELLAQCNGRKAKDSNPTCSVELRRLPSPAAAEDPKAQPPPRVLVTYLNGAEEAFVAADGATAQGMRDQILARGRLLETEQLFREAGEKWPVVIPEEELGMSFPGIKVII; the protein is encoded by the exons ATGCTCAAGTTCCTGTCCAGGGTTGTGGTGGAGTACAATCCGCTGGACCCGCGCAAGGCGGCGGCCGTGGAGCTCCTCGCGCAGTGCAACGGCCGCAAGGCCAAGGACTCCAACCCCACCTGCTCCGTCGAGCTTCGGCGCCTGCCCTCCCCGGCCGCGGCCGAGGACCCCAAGGCCCAACCGCCCCCGCGCGTCCTCGTCACCTACCTCAACGGCGCCGAGGAGGCCTTCGTCGCCGCCGACGGCGCCACCGCGCAGGGCATGCGCGACCAGATCCTCGCCCGCGGCCGCCTCCTCGAGACCGAGCAGCTCTTCCGCGAGGCCGGGGAGAAGTGGCCCGTCGTCATCcccgaggaggagctcggcatgTCATTCCCCGGCATCAAG GTGATTATATAG
- the LOC123148418 gene encoding uncharacterized protein isoform X1 — MLKFLSRVVVEYNPLDPRKAAAVELLAQCNGRKAKDSNPTCSVELRRLPSPAAAEDPKAQPPPRVLVTYLNGAEEAFVAADGATAQGMRDQILARGRLLETEQLFREAGEKWPVVIPEEELGMSFPGIKPKKAEEKPQAS, encoded by the exons ATGCTCAAGTTCCTGTCCAGGGTTGTGGTGGAGTACAATCCGCTGGACCCGCGCAAGGCGGCGGCCGTGGAGCTCCTCGCGCAGTGCAACGGCCGCAAGGCCAAGGACTCCAACCCCACCTGCTCCGTCGAGCTTCGGCGCCTGCCCTCCCCGGCCGCGGCCGAGGACCCCAAGGCCCAACCGCCCCCGCGCGTCCTCGTCACCTACCTCAACGGCGCCGAGGAGGCCTTCGTCGCCGCCGACGGCGCCACCGCGCAGGGCATGCGCGACCAGATCCTCGCCCGCGGCCGCCTCCTCGAGACCGAGCAGCTCTTCCGCGAGGCCGGGGAGAAGTGGCCCGTCGTCATCcccgaggaggagctcggcatgTCATTCCCCGGCATCAAG CCAAAGAAAGCCGAGGAGAAGCCCCAGGCTTCGTGA
- the LOC123152341 gene encoding cinnamoyl-CoA reductase 1-like, producing the protein MEGEASKTKTVCVTGAGGFVGSWLVKRLLSTGEYTVHGTVRDLGDRRTGHLKALDGAGERLRLFKADVLDYASVAYAVTGCGGVFHVASPVPADKPQNPEVEVLAPAVRGTQNVLKACHQAKVGRVVVVSSAAAVAMNPGFPRDAVLDEDAWSDEDHCRTTGMWYALSKTLAEREALAYAEKTGLDVVTVCPPLVLGPLLQRVANTSSLVLVNLLKGDCDTVEDKARNAVDVRDLADALVLAYETPEASGRYICGAYRKKLSEMVDIVKSFYPDLTRPMKFVEGEEERMMSSKRLQALGWKLRAVEECLRDSVESYKAAGLLPE; encoded by the exons ATGGAGGGCGAGGCGAGCAAGACGAAGACGGTGTGCGTGACCGGCGCCGGCGGCTTCGTCGGCTCGTGGCTCGTGAAGCGGCTCCTGTCCACGGGCGAGTACACGGTGCATGGCACCGTTCGCGACCTCG GTGATCGCAGGACCGGCCACCTGAaggcgctggacggcgccggcgagcggctgCGGCTGTTCAAGGCCGACGTGCTGGACTACGCGAGCGTGGCGTACGCCGTGACCGGCTGCGGCGGCGTCTTCCACGTCGCCAGCCCCGTCCCCGCCGACAAGCCCCAGAACCCCGAG GTGGAGGTCCTGGCTCCGGCGGTGAGGGGCACGCAGAACGTGCTCAAGGCCTGCCACCAAGCCAAGGTCGGCCGCGTCGTCGTGGTGTCGTCGGCAGCCGCGGTGGCCATGAACCCCGGCTTCCCCAGGGACGCCGTCCTGGACGAGGACGCGTGGTCAGACGAGGACCACTGCAGAACCACGGGG ATGTGGTACGCCCTCTCCAAGACACTGGCCGAGCGCGAGGCTCTGGCCTACGCCGAGAAGACCGGGCTGGACGTGGTCACCGTGTGCCCGCCCTTGGTCCTCGGCCCGCTGCTGCAGCGCGTGGCCAACACCAGCAGCCTGGTCCTCGTCAACCTGCTCAAAG GCGACTGCGACACCGTGGAGGACAAGGCGAGGAACGCGGTGGACGTCCGGGACCTCGCCGACGCGCTCGTCCTGGCGTACGAGACCCCGGAGGCGTCCGGGCGGTACATCTGCGGCGCGTACCGAAAGAAGCTGTCTGAAATGGTCGACATCGTCAAGAGCTTCTATCCAGACCTTACACGCCCCATGAA GTTTgttgaaggggaagaggaaaggatgatgagcTCCAAGAGGCTGCAGGCGCTGGGGTGGAAGTTGAGGGCGGTGGAGGAGTGCCTCAGGGACAGCGTCGAGTCGTACAAGGCCGCCGGGCTGCTGCCGGAGTGA
- the LOC123148419 gene encoding protein ALP1-like isoform X2, producing the protein MDNSQQQYLYYCMWKQRTLLVLFVMLVLWWSKKKERKNRAKRVKYGPLVKRDIWRSTELIRLIDTSERTCLRQLRMYPAVFYKLCAHLRDKKLLADTIHVSVEEQLAMFLKIVGQYHTHSSVGFALWRSEETVSRYFNIVLCALVKLAREIICTRSTDTHAKITTNPNKFYPYFEGCIGALDGTHIRARVPSKYVDRFRGRKPYPTQNVLAAVDFDLRFTYVLAGWEGSAHDSAVLHDALSRPNGLKIPEGKFYLADAGYATRRGILPPYRGVRYHLQEFHGPNRPTSPKELFNHRHSSLRTTVERAFAAIKNRFKILSNRPFVPLKSQPKVVIACCVIHNWILDNGPDEFVDDEPTWYNHLPRSSNRVSDRESDVREWAAKRDSIAQQMWNDRERLANNDASDSGSSASTI; encoded by the exons ATGGATAATTCTCAACAACAATATCTATATTACTGTATGTGGAAGCAACGCACACTACTTGTCCTTTTTGTAATGTTGGTCCTTTGGTGGAGcaagaaaaaagagaggaagaatAGAGCTAAACGTGTCAAGTATGGTCCACTTGTCAAGAGAGATATTTGGAGGAGTACTGAACTAATTAGACTGATCGACACCTCGGAAAGGACGTGTTTGCGCCAGCTCAGGATGTATCCGGCCGTTTTCTACAAGCTGTGTGCTCACCTTAGGGACAAAAAGCTTTTGGCTGACACAATTCATGTGTCCGTAGAGGAGCAGCTAGCTATGTTTCTGAAAATTGTTGGGCAATATCACACTCATTCCTCTGTAGGATTTGCATTGTGGCGATCTGAAGAGACAGTGAGTAGGTATTTTAACATCGTCCTATGTGCCCTTGTGAAGTTAGCCCGTGAAATAATCTGCACTCGGTCTACAGATACACATGCTAAGATCACTACCAACCCAAACAAATTTTATCCCTACTTTGAG ggATGTATAGGGGCACTAGATGGCACCCATATTAGGGCACGTGTGCCTTCAAAATATGTGGACAGGTTTAGGGGCCGCAAGCCATATCCCACACAGAATGTCCTAGCTGCCGTGGATTTCGATCTTAGATTCACGTATGTTCTAGCAGGGTGGGAGGGATCTGCTCATGATTCTGCTGTATTGCATGATGCCCTATCTCGACCAAACGGTCTCAAAATTCCAGAAG gaaaattttatttggctGATGCTGGGTATGCCACCAGGCGGGGCATATTGCCACCCTATCGAGGTGTTCGCTATCATCTGCAGGAGTTCCATGGTCCGAATCGTCCAACCTCTCCAAAAGAGCTGTTCAACCACCGTCATTCCTCACTGAGGACAACGGTCGAGCGAGCCTTTGCAGCTATTAAGAATCGTTTCAAGATTCTTAGTAATAGACCTTTCGTACCCTTGAAATCACAACCCAAGGTGGTTATTGCTTGTTGCGTCATTCACAACTGGATTTTAGACAACGGACCCGATGAGTTTGTAGATGACGAACCGACTTGGTACAACCACCTGCCAAGGAGTAGCAATCGTGTCTCCGACCGAGAGAGTGATGTACGCGAGTGGGCAGCCAAGCGTGATTCGATTGCCCAACAGATGTGGAATGATAGAGAGAGATTGGCGAACAATGATGCTTCGGACAGCGGGAGCAGTGCTAGTACCATTTGA
- the LOC123148419 gene encoding uncharacterized protein isoform X1: protein MDNSQQQYLYYCMWKQRTLLVLFVMLVLWWSKKKERKNRAKRVKYGPLVKRDIWRSTELIRLIDTSERTCLRQLRMYPAVFYKLCAHLRDKKLLADTIHVSVEEQLAMFLKIVGQYHTHSSVGFALWRSEETVSRMGEQKEGAKREVARSRDNYMSWSDDCTKYMLEWYIEKQRDKPPTFKWKAQHHLQCANDLNDKFGITATAKQVDRHFRSFKEKWKWIKLAKGRSGYGFDKVLNKFNIDKSEKSPSKLGKIKFNYLTHSIKFYHLLEELFSDSSHADGSLAIDVNNASENVESDGSSETSSHTSTAEQGLSDSDMIAPNSPAEGTSSNLKRKHVKAPHKKKPKVKARRARVLDDDVAASIVSLAETVKSAAPIQPIAATDPNANLWKHIESLTLPANEKIELATYLAKPEQEVFRGFLNCASDQTFNAWVLDYFAHKYDGKDRATADPSI from the exons ATGGATAATTCTCAACAACAATATCTATATTACTGTATGTGGAAGCAACGCACACTACTTGTCCTTTTTGTAATGTTGGTCCTTTGGTGGAGcaagaaaaaagagaggaagaatAGAGCTAAACGTGTCAAGTATGGTCCACTTGTCAAGAGAGATATTTGGAGGAGTACTGAACTAATTAGACTGATCGACACCTCGGAAAGGACGTGTTTGCGCCAGCTCAGGATGTATCCGGCCGTTTTCTACAAGCTGTGTGCTCACCTTAGGGACAAAAAGCTTTTGGCTGACACAATTCATGTGTCCGTAGAGGAGCAGCTAGCTATGTTTCTGAAAATTGTTGGGCAATATCACACTCATTCCTCTGTAGGATTTGCATTGTGGCGATCTGAAGAGACAGTGAGTAG AATGGGTGAGCAAAAAGAAGGTGCCAAGCGTGAGGTTGCTCGCTCTCGTGATAATTACATGTCATGGAGTGATGATTGTACCAAGTATATGCTTGAGTGGTATATCGAGAAGCAAAGGGACAAGCCACCAACCTTCAAGTGGAAGGCACAACACCATCTACAATGTGCTAATGATTTGAATGACAAGTTTGGAATTACAGCTACAGCGAAACAAGTTGATCGACACTTTAGGTCATTCAAGGAGAAATGGAAGTGGATAAAGCTAGCAAAGGGGAGGAGTGGATATGGCTTCGATAAAGTACTTAACAAATTTAACATTGACAAGTCAGAGAAATCACCAAGCAAGCTTGGC aaaataaaatttaacTACCTTACTCATTCCATCAAGTTTTATCATCTCTTGGAAGAACTGTTTAGTGACTCATCTCATGCGGATGGCTCACTTGCTATTGATGTGAATAATGCAAGTGAGAATGTGGAATCTGATGGTAGTAGTGAAACAAGCAGCCACACATCCACTGCTGAACAAGGTCTTAGTGATTCTGACATGATTGCACCCAACAGTCCAGCAGAAGGCACTAGCTCAAATCTGAAGCGCAAGCATGTTAAAGCACCACATAAGAAGAAACCAAAGGTCAAGGCGCGTCGAGCCAGAGTGTTAGATGATGATGTGGCAGCGAGCATTGTGAGTCTTGCTGAAACTGTGAAATCTGCCGCCCCTATTCAGCCAATAGCAGCTACAGACCCTAATGCCAATCTTTGGAAGCACATTGAGTCGCTAACTCTCCCAGCAAATGAGAAAATTGAGTTAGCAACCTATCTTGCTAAGCCAGAACAAGAAGTTTTCCGTGGTTTCCTGAATTGTGCTAGCGACCAGACTTTTAATGCTTGGGTCCTTGATTATTTCGCGCACAAGTACGACGGCAAAGATCGCGCAACTGCTGATCCATCAATCTGA
- the LOC123148419 gene encoding uncharacterized protein isoform X3 — protein MGEQKEGAKREVARSRDNYMSWSDDCTKYMLEWYIEKQRDKPPTFKWKAQHHLQCANDLNDKFGITATAKQVDRHFRSFKEKWKWIKLAKGRSGYGFDKVLNKFNIDKSEKSPSKLGKIKFNYLTHSIKFYHLLEELFSDSSHADGSLAIDVNNASENVESDGSSETSSHTSTAEQGLSDSDMIAPNSPAEGTSSNLKRKHVKAPHKKKPKVKARRARVLDDDVAASIVSLAETVKSAAPIQPIAATDPNANLWKHIESLTLPANEKIELATYLAKPEQEVFRGFLNCASDQTFNAWVLDYFAHKYDGKDRATADPSI, from the exons ATGGGTGAGCAAAAAGAAGGTGCCAAGCGTGAGGTTGCTCGCTCTCGTGATAATTACATGTCATGGAGTGATGATTGTACCAAGTATATGCTTGAGTGGTATATCGAGAAGCAAAGGGACAAGCCACCAACCTTCAAGTGGAAGGCACAACACCATCTACAATGTGCTAATGATTTGAATGACAAGTTTGGAATTACAGCTACAGCGAAACAAGTTGATCGACACTTTAGGTCATTCAAGGAGAAATGGAAGTGGATAAAGCTAGCAAAGGGGAGGAGTGGATATGGCTTCGATAAAGTACTTAACAAATTTAACATTGACAAGTCAGAGAAATCACCAAGCAAGCTTGGC aaaataaaatttaacTACCTTACTCATTCCATCAAGTTTTATCATCTCTTGGAAGAACTGTTTAGTGACTCATCTCATGCGGATGGCTCACTTGCTATTGATGTGAATAATGCAAGTGAGAATGTGGAATCTGATGGTAGTAGTGAAACAAGCAGCCACACATCCACTGCTGAACAAGGTCTTAGTGATTCTGACATGATTGCACCCAACAGTCCAGCAGAAGGCACTAGCTCAAATCTGAAGCGCAAGCATGTTAAAGCACCACATAAGAAGAAACCAAAGGTCAAGGCGCGTCGAGCCAGAGTGTTAGATGATGATGTGGCAGCGAGCATTGTGAGTCTTGCTGAAACTGTGAAATCTGCCGCCCCTATTCAGCCAATAGCAGCTACAGACCCTAATGCCAATCTTTGGAAGCACATTGAGTCGCTAACTCTCCCAGCAAATGAGAAAATTGAGTTAGCAACCTATCTTGCTAAGCCAGAACAAGAAGTTTTCCGTGGTTTCCTGAATTGTGCTAGCGACCAGACTTTTAATGCTTGGGTCCTTGATTATTTCGCGCACAAGTACGACGGCAAAGATCGCGCAACTGCTGATCCATCAATCTGA
- the LOC123148422 gene encoding RNA-binding protein 24-A, producing the protein MMTPQRSPAVMAGGGGGGGGGGGGTPALHYLSGPYGDTTYTKVFVGGLAWETRSEGLRAHFEAYGDILEAVVITDRATGRSKGYGFVTFRDPDSARMACMDPYPVIDGRRANCNLAILGRPGPAVPFGPIRPVIPYNGGAAVPGGMYVPSPTYQQPPYNYSQALVYPPYGPSTYGPEYLYPQNAYGPYVGQQYVPVYGGPRTVGPAVYPYGQFGQPVPSDHSYSPGYVPGHLLPLSNQNAANARASAVQQQYPPGAPRPQQQLLLPARVQQFPPNNVSEQMSG; encoded by the exons ATGATGACGCCGCAGCGGTCGCCGGCGGTGATggcggggggaggagggggaggcggtggGGGCGGTGGCGGGACGCCGGCGCTGCACTACCTGAGCGGGCCCTACGGGGACACGACGTACACCAAGGTGTTCGTGGGGGGCCTGGCGTGGGAGACGCGGAGCGAGGGCCTGCGCGCGCACTTCGAGGCCTACGGCGACATCCTCGAGGCCGTCGTCATCACCGACCGCGCCACCGGGAGGTCCAAGGGATACGGATTC GTGACCTTCCGGGATCCAGATTCGGCGAGGATGGCCTGCATGGATCCCTATCCGGTAATTGACGGGCGGCGTGCCAACTGTAATCTTGCCATCCTGGGGCGACCTGGACCAGCTGTGCCTTTTG GACCTATAAGGCCGGTCATTCCATACAATGGAGGTGCGGCGGTTCCAGGAGGCATGTATGTACCAAGCCCAACATATCAGCAACCCCCCTACAACTACTCGCAGGCTCTTGTGTATCCCCCTTATGG GCCATCAACGTATGGACCCGAATACTTGTATCCACAG AATGCCTATGGTCCATATGTTGGACAACAGTATGTCCCGGTGTATGGTGGTCCCAGAACAGTAGGGCCAGCGGTTTACCCATATGGGCAGTTCGGCCAACCTGTGCCAAGTGATCATTCTTATTCACCTGGCTATGTGCCAGGTCACCTTCTCCCACTATCTAATCAAAATGCTGCAAATGCGCGTGCATCAGCGGTTCAGCAACAATATCCTCCAG GAGCTCCGCGCCCTCAGCAACAGCTCTTGCTCCCTGCTCGCGTGCAACAGTTCCCACCAAACAACGTCTCCGAACAAATGTCGGGATGA